CCGGACGACCATCCACGTTGGCACTCAGCCGAATCTCGCGCAGCAGCGAACGGCGATTGATCTGGTTTGGGCTTTTACTGTCTACAAAGCTGACCACGGCAGACAACGGCACCAGCAGGGGCTGACCGGTCTGTGGATCGGTCTTGCTGCTTTGCAGCCGCAGCTGTGCCAGATCGGCCGGGTTCTTGCGGTTGGCTTCATCCAGGCGTACCACCACATCGTGGTTCTCGCCGTCTTCACTTTCCCAAGTGGTGACCGTGTCGCCGACTACCAGCGGCTGCAATGCCTGATTGATCTGCTGCAGGGAAATGCCCAGATCCGAGGCCACATCGCGCTTGATGCGAAGGGCCAGCATCGGCTTGGCATCGCTCAGGCTGGATTCGACATCCACCAGCCCCGGTATCTGCTTCATGCGGCTGCGCAGCTGATCTGCGAGGCGCTGCAGTTCGCGAATATCCCCCCCCTGAATGCTGAGCGATACCGGCTTGCCGCCCCCGCCCGCAGAGTTGGTACCGCCGATACCGCGCAGCTCAATCCCGGCCACCTGCAACACCCGGGCGCGGAAACGCTGCGCCAGCTCCTTCTGCCCCAGCTTGCGCTGCTTGCGGGGTATCAGCTTGATGCGAATGGAAAACTGGTTTCGCCCTTGCACAAAGCCGGTATTGACCGTGGAATAGGTGCGTTCAACCTCCTTGAAGGAGCGGAGGATGCGCTCCACCTGCTCCACCTTGCTGCGCGAGTATTCGAGACTGGAGCCCACCGGTGTCTTGGCAGAAAGCACCATGTCGGACTGGTCCGCTTCCGGCACAAACTCGCTGCCCAGCCGGCCCATCAAGACAAAACTCAGCACCAGTACACCGATGGACATGCCGACCACGGCCAAGCGATGACGCAAGGCCCAGCGGATCAAGCCGGTGTAGCCATTCGAGAGGCGCTCAAGCTGGCGCTCAATCCAGCCCAGCAGCGGCCCCAGTAGCGGCATCGGCTTGTGATCCTGCACCTGGGGATCGCGCCAGACGGAGGACAACATCGGGTCCAGCGTAAAGCTGACGAACATGGAAAACAGTACGGCAGCGGTCACGGTAATGCCAAACTGATGGAACCAGCGCCCAATGATGCCGCCCATATACCCTACGGGTAGGAACACCGCGACAATAGTTAGTGTGGTGGCCAGCACCGCCAGCGTGATTTCCTGGGTGCCTTCCAGCGCAGCCAGTCTGGAAGGCTTACCCATGGCCATGTGCCGGGTAATGTTCTCCCGCACCACGATGGAGTCGTCAATCAGCAAGCCAATGCACAGCGACAGGGCCATCAGCGTCATCATGTTCAGGCTGAAGCCGAACAGGTCGAGCAAGAAGATGGTACCCAGCAGCGAAATCGGCAAGGTCAGGCCAGTAATCACCGTACTGCGCCAGGAACCGAGGAACAGGAACACCACCATGATGGTCAGCAGCGCCCCTTCCAGCAAGGTGGTGGTCACGTCGTTGAGTGAGTTACGGATCGGCACCGAGCCATCAGCAATCACGTCCAGCTTCATCGCTGTCGGCAGTTGCTCCTGCAGGCGATCCTTCATGCGTTTGACGGCATCAGCTACTTCGACGGTGTTGCTCTTGTTCACCTTGTAGATGTCGATGGCCACCGCCGGTTTGCCGTTGATCAGGGCCAGCGAGTTCTTCTCCTGCTGACCGTCAACCACTCGTGCGACATCACGTACCCGGATCACGCTGTCGCCACGACGGGCCACAATCAGCTCACCAAACTGCTGCGGATCACGAATCTTGCCTTCGAGCTGCACCACCAGATCACGGCCACCGCCACTCAACACCCCGACCGGTAATTGCCCATTTTCCCGCTTGAGCACGGCGGATAACTGGTCCACCCCGACATTAGCAGCCTGCAGCCGCAAGGGGTCAGGCTGGATGATGATCTGGCGCTTCACGCCACCCACCACAGAAGCCTGGCCGACCCCCGGCACCGTCAGCAGTTGCTTGACCAGGGTATTTTCGGCCATTTCTGTGAGCTGTCGGGCCGAATGGCTGCCGGAGGTCAAGGAGAGGGAGATGATCGGCCGATCATCCGGATTGGTACGTCGAATCACCGGTGCATCCACCCCATCACGCAGCCGGGGGGTGAGCACAGAAATCTTGTCGCGCACGTCCATCATCGCGTCGTCCATATTGGTCGACAGGGTGAAGTTCACAGTCACGACACTGCTACCCTCATACGAGGTCGACGAAATCTCATCGACCCCATTGATGGTGTTCATCGACTCTTCCACCCGGCGGGTGACGTCCGTCTCTACCACTTCCGGGGTGGCGCCCGGATAGTTGGTGACAATGATCACCACCTGCGAGCCCACATCGGGGAATTGCTCCACCGTCAGCTTCTTGTAGGACGACACCCCCAGCACCAGAATTGCCAGCATCATCATGCAGGCAAACACCGGGTTGTGAATGCTGATACGGGTCAGATTCATGCCGGTGCTCCAGCTTTCGGCACACGTACGGCCTGCCCCGGCTTGGCCGAAGCCAGCCTCACCCGCACCAGCAGGTCACCTGGCTGCAGACCGCTGCGCACATCCTGAAAATTGCCACTGTCGTCCAGCTCTCCCAGCACCAGCTGGCGCTGCTGCAGCTTGCCCTTTTGCACCACCCACGCCGTTGCTTTGCCGTCCTCAATGCTGATGGCAGACTTGGGCGCCAAGAGCACTGGCTGACTCCCGCCTTGCAGCTGCCCACTGACAAACAGTCCGCCCCGCAGCGCCGGTGAAGACGCTGTCAAACTGAGCCAGACCGGAATCTGCCGAGCCCCCCCTTGCGTCTGTGGTGCAATCCGGCTCAATTGTGCAGACCAGGACTGTTCCCCCAGTCCCTCCACGCTAAAACGGGCAGGCATGCCGATCTGTACCTTGGGCAACTGTTCAGGCTGCAGGCTGGCCTCGATTTCCAGGCTGCTGGGATCCACCAGCAGAAACAAGCGCGCCCGCGCTGCGACATTCTGGCCAGCCTGCACATCCTGGGTCGCAATAATGCCGTCAAACGGGGCGCGGATCACCGCATCCTGCGCGGCACGCTGCACCAGCTTGAGCTGGCTTTGCTGGGACGCCAGCGCGGCCCCCCGCTCGGTCACCGCCGCCTGACTTTCCTGCAAGGCATTGGGCGAAATAAACCCTTGCTCCTTGAGCGCCAGACGACTCTGGTGATTTCGCTCCGCCAGCTTCAGCTGCGACGCGGCACTGCTGACGGCTGCCTTGCGCTCCTGCAGGCGTGCTTGCAAATCGCGCTCGTCGAATATAGCCAGCACCTCGCCCTGTTTTACCACCTGACCGGGGCGCACCTTGACCTCGGCCAGCAGCCCTTCCATTGGCGCAGCCAGCATGGTCTGCCGCCGTGCCACCAGCGAGCCAGTGAACGGTGTGGATTGTACGCGGACTCCGGCCTGCATCCGGTAGACATCCCCTTCAGCCAATACCAGCAACTGGCTGCCTTTGTCACGGTTACGTTGCCCGCGCTCCGACTGCCCGCCCTTGCCGGGACGCAGCACGATGAGTGCGGCAAGCGCTGCCAATACCAGTAGCAATAACCAGAACCAGGGGCGACGCAAAACAGACATGGGGCGTTCCTGAAAAGTAAGGGGACAGGTGGGCTTTGATTATATCGGCTCATTACCCTACAGCAATGGGCTTTACAAAGCGTTTACACGGTGACAGGACAAGACATCCGCTATACTGCACATACCTTGGCGACCCTTTGATCATGACGCATTCACACGCTGATTTGCCTGTCGACGCCCATGATGGGCTACTGATTCATTTACCCACACCGGTGCTGCTGGTGCGTTTGCCGGAAGGGCTGCTGCTGCAAGCCAATCCCGCAGCCCATGAGCAGCTGCAGCTGCCCGCCGGTGGCCAGCCGCTGGACAGCCTGTTTTTACACAGCACGGACTGGCGGGAGCTGCAGTTGCGGCTGAAGCAGGGTCCTGTACGCCAGTTTGAAGCCCGGCTGCAGGGCGCACATGGCCGCCCGGTGTGGATGCTGCTGTCCGCACGTGAGCAATGGCAGGGGGATCAGCGCTACCTTTGGCTTTCCTTGCACGACGTGTCCGAGCGGCGCAAGCGTGAATTCCAGCTGCAGGCCAACGAAGCCCTGCACCAGCAGATTCTCACCACCTGTGGTGAAGGCTACCTGCAGTTTGATGCGGCGACCAACCGCATCGTTGACGCCAACCCGGCCTTCTGCCAATTGCTGGGCTGCTCGACCGAGCAAGTGCTGGGCGCCACCCTGGCCGACTTTCTGGCACCCGATTGTCCGCCTACGCCGCTGACCGACCGGCACTGGCCTGAACAGCAGGAAACCGTGCGCGGTGAACTCTCCATGCTGCGCGCAGACCGTATTCCCCTGACAGTGCAGGTACAGGCGAACGTACTGCGCGATGAGCGCGGGCAGGAAGTCACCCGCTTTGCGCTGCTGACCGATATGACCGAGCGCAAGAAAAACGAAGAGCGCATGATCTATCTGGCGTTCTATGACCCGCTCACCGCCCTGCCCAACCGCCTGCTGTTCCATGAGCGGCTGCAACAGGCCCTGTTTTTGCTGAATCGGCAAGGGCAACCCTTCGCCTTGCTGTTCCTTGACCTGGACAATTTCAAGCAGGTCAACGACACGCTGGGTCACGATGTCGGCGATGAGTTGCTGCGGGAAATCGGGCGGCGACTGTTTCAGGCCGTACGCGAAAGCGATACGGTGGCCCGTTTGGGCGGCGACGAATTTGTGGTGCTGTTGCAAGGGGTGCGCAGTGAGCTGGCAGCGGCGACCGGTGCAGAGAAGCTGCTGTCAGCCCTGGCAGATCCAATCCAGATCGGTGAGCACAGCCTGCAGGCGTCGGTCAGTATCGGCATTGCCCGTGCACCGGAAGATGGCAATGATGCCAGCACCATCCGCAAGAAGGCAGACCTCGCCATGTACGCCGCCAAAGCCGCCGGCAAGCATACCTACCGTTTTGCATCAGAGTAAGCAGGAAGCGTGCTCAGCGCACGCGGGAAACGATAGAGGCCACCTGCTCGACAAAGCGGACGTCCGAGTCGGTCCAGATGCGCTCTCCGCCACATTGTTCGCAGCGGATGGCACCGATCATATTGCCTTCCCGCATGATGGCCACATCCAGCACGGCCTCAATCTGGCAAGGATCATAATAGCTGTCCAGCAATGAGGCCAGCGACGGATCCGCCGTCACCTTGCTGGCCACCACCTTGCCCTGACCGCTGAGTGCGGCAAAGTAATCCGGATTGTCTTCCTGATAGTGCAGCGCACCCCGGCTGTGCTGCCCGCTTTCTGCGTCATACAGGTCGACGCTGCTGAGCGCAGCACCGCCTTGCACCAGCAGCCAGATGCCCATTCGCTGGATTTCCAGATGTGCGGCCACCGCCTCATTAAGCCGGCTGAGGAAGGTAGCCAGATCAATCTGCTTGCCACTGTACTCGACAAACAGTTGCTTCATGACCTCCACGATGTTGTCCATCTGGCTCCCCTTGCAATCACGAATGCGGCATGCTGTTCAAGTCATAGCCCACTGCGGGTCAGAAAGCAAGTGTATCCGGTCAATGACCCTGATGCGTCGCCTGTTCGATGGCCTCATCGGTCAGGTGCGGTGCAAAGCGCTTCATGAAGTCAAAGGCAAAGCTGCGCAAATAGGCATCTCGGCGGAAGCCGATGCGGGTGGTGGAAGGCTCAAACAGATGGCTGGCATCAATCGCCCGAAGCTGAGTGTCGCGCTGTGGCTCAAAAGCCATCGTCGCCAGAATGCCGATCCCCAATCCCAGGCCGACATAGGTCTTGATCACATCCGAGTCAATCGCGGTTAGCACCACATTCGGCTCAATCCCGGCAGACTCAAACGCTTTTTGCATCTTGCTGCGCCCGGCAAAGGCAAAGTCATAGGTAATCAGCGGGTACTGCCCGATGTCCGCCAGAGTGATCGGACGTTGCAACTGCAGCAGCGGGTGGCCTTCCGGCACCACTGCACTGCGGTTCCACTGCTGGCAGGGCAACATCACCAGCTCGCGATAGCGGTCGATGCCTTCGGTGGCAATGGCCAGATCAGCCTCGCCACTCAGCACCATCTCGCAAATCTGGGTGGGGCTGCCTTGCTTGATGGACAGGCGAACCTTGGGATACTGGGTCATGAATTGCCGGATCACATCCGGCAGCGCGTAGCGCGCCTGGGTGTGGGTGGTGGCAATGGTCAGGCTGCCGGCATCATGATTGGCGTACTCATCGCCCACCCGTTTCAGGTTGGCCGCTTCACGCAGGATGCGCTCGGAGATTTCCAGCACCGCCCGCCCCGGTTTGGAGACATCCACCACTCGCTTGCCGTGCCGAATGAACACCTGGATCCCCAGCTCATCCTCCAGCAAGCGAATCTGCTTGCTGATGCCCGGTTGCGAGGTATGCAGCTTTTCTGCCGCATCCGATACATTCAAACCTTGTTTGGCGACTTCTACCAGATAGCGTAGCTGTTGCAGCTTCATGATGATGCGGCTCCGCAGCAAAATAACCAGATCGTATAAAATACTAACACAATATTCTTTCCAGTCCATATAGGCCCACTGTTAGCATGGCCCTTCTCGCACAGTGGGCACCCTCTCATGAATTTCGTACAAGTCATCTCCGGCTTTGCCGTCGGGCTGATCGTCGGTCTGACCGGGGTGGGTGGCGGCTCGTTGATGACCCCCATCCTGCTGATGCTGGGTTTCCCGCCGACCAAAGCGGTGGGTACTGACCTGCTATACGCCGCGATCACCAAGGCCGGCGGCGTGCTGGTGCATCATCGCCAGCGCAGTATCGACTGGCGCATTACCGGCTGGCTGACGCTGGGCAGCGCGCCGGCAGCCATTGCGACCGTGCTGCTTCTGCAGCACTGGCACCTGTCGAGCAAGGTCTTGAACAATCTGCTGACCCATGCACTGGGGGTCGCCCTGCTGCTGACGGCAGTCGCCATCCTGTGCAAGCCCTGGATTCTGCGCCTGCTGCGGCACCAGCCCGACGCGCCGGTGGAACTGACGCCACGCCGCGCTGCCTCCACCGTGCTGACCGGGATCGTGATCGGGGTACTGGTGACCCTCAGCTCGATCGGCGCAGGGGCCATTGGCACCATTGCCCTGTTTGTACTGTTTCCGATGATCCCGACCGTGCGTCTGGTGGGTACCGAGATTGCGCATGCCGTGCCGCTCACCCTGATCGCAGGTCTGGGACACGCCAGCATGGGACATCTCGACTGGGGGCTGTTGTTCACTTTGCTGGTAGGCTCCCTGCCGGGCATCTATATTGGCAGCCGTTTGTCCGGCAGCCTGTCGGACAAGACCACGCGCCCGCTGCTGGCGGTGATGCTGGCGGTGATCGGCAGCAAGTTTGTCTTCCTGTAATGGCCATGGTGCCAGACTGAATTGATCCAAGGAGTAAGCATGACGTTTGATCAGAAACTGCAAGACACGGTGGCTTTGCTGAAGACCATCGCCAACGACTATCAACCTGCGGTATTTGCCAACAGCTATGGCGCGGAAGACATGGTGCTGACCCACCTGATCAGCCAGCATGCGCTCAACATCACGGTATTCAGCCTGGATACCGGTCGCCTGCCCGCCGAAACCTATGCCCTGATGCAACAGGTGGAAGAGCAATACGCCAGCCACCCGGTCAAGGTGTATTTCCCGGATACGGCCGCCACCGAAGGCTATGTGCGCGAACACGGCATCAACGGCTTCTACCGCAGCGTGGAGCTGCGCAAAGAGTGCTGTCGCATCCGCAAGATCGACCCGCTGCGCCGCGCCCTGCAGGGTCAAAAGGCATGGATTACCGGCCTGCGCCGCGAGCAGTCCCCGACTCGGAAGGATCTCGGCAATCAGGAATTCGACAAAGACAACGGGCTGGAAAAGTTCAACCCGCTGATCGAATGGACCGAGAAGGAAGTGTGGGGATTCATCCGTAGCCAGAACATTCCCTACAACGAACTGCACGACAAATTCTATCCTTCTATTGGCTGTGGCCCCTGTACCCGCGCCATCACGGTAGGCGAGGACGTTCGTGCTGGCCGCTGGTGGTGGGAAAACCCGGAAACCAAAGAGTGCGGCCTGCACATCAAAAAGGGCTGATCTCCCCCCATCTCCACCGGTGCGCGCCGGTGGAGATGGATTGTCCCGCGTCGGTGAGGGTGTTATTGTCGCGCCTGCATGAACCGCTCACGGTCTACTGGCATGACGCTAGCCCCGCGTACCCGAATCTTCCTGCTCGCTTTGCTGACCTGGCTGCTCCTCAGCCTGCTGGCGATCGGGGCCATGCTGTTCACGCAGTACCTGCAAATCTCCTCGTCCTTTGAGCAGGATACCCGCATTCTCAACCGGCTACTGACCCAGAGGGCCGAGCAGCACGACGCCATCCTGGCGTCGATTGGCGCAACTCAGACCCTGTCGCCCATTCCCTCACCGTTTGAATTGAGTGGCTTTGCCGAGGCGATCCGCAGCCGCTACCCGCAAGTGGCGGGTATCGCCAACTGGCAATACCTGAACCATCGCTCCGGGCCCCAGCTGCAATGGCGAACCGGCGCCGCCCCGATCGACTGGCCGGATGGTGAAAGCCTGTTTGACATCCCGGCTGACAAGGACTGGCTGGGTGTCGAGCGGGCTCCGGGAGATCGGCACGTTCTGGTCTCGCGGCAACAAACCTATGACGGTGACGTCGAGCTCACGGTGTTACTGATCGACCCCACCGCCTTGCTACGACAGGAAGACCTTCCCTCCGAGCAGATGGGCTTTCGTCTGGTCGCCCCGGTCGGGGATATCCCCGTGCTGGACAACCCGGCGCCGCGCAGCAACTCGGTGCGGGTCAACTGGATGGAACCACCGCGTTACGACCACCCGCTGTCCATTGCCTCCCAGCCCTTCCTGCTGCATGCCTGGCGCCCGGTCTATCTGCAAGAGCTGGCGCCCGATCGCCTGGTGGCACTGGTCGCTCTGATCGCCGTCATGGTCACCCTGTTGACGCGCCTGCTGGTCCAACGCCAGTATGCCCGCTCCATTGCACGCAGCAGTGCCAACCAGCTGGCACGGGAACGGTTGAGGGCTTCTACCACGGTGGAAGCCACCGCCGACGCGCTGATCGCCTTTGACCGCAATGGCCGCATCACCCTGGTCAACCCAGCCGCCCGCATGCTGGCCGAACTGAGTGAGCAGGTACTGACCCTGGATGTGGATCAGACGCTGCACCTGGCACGAGCCGATATGGAGGCACGCCGCTATCCGATTCTGGACACCATCCGCAGTCGTCAGGATGTGCTGGAGTTGCCAGAGGGCCTCCTGCTGTCGTTGCCGGAAGGCGGGCAACGCATGGTGGAGGGAGCCTTGTCACCGCTGTTCGACGAAGTGGGTGACTTCCATGGCGGTGTGTTGACCTTCCGTGACATTGGTCCCTTCCGCCGGCGGGCGCTGGCCGCGCTAGAAGGTGCGGAGCGCCGCTTGCGCGAAAATGAGGCCTTGCTGACGCGCGTCACCCAGGAGAGTTCACTGGCAGAAATGGCCTCTGGCATCGCCCATGAGTTGAACCAGCCGCTGACCGCCATTCTCAGCCGTAGCCAGGCTACCTTGCGGCTGCTGCGTGAGAGCCCGGAAGAATGGGCACAGGCCTGCGACGTGCTGGAAGGCACCGTCAAGCAGGCCAAGCGGGCGGGCGATATCGTCTTGCGCTTGCGCAGCCTCGCCATGCGCCAGCGCTTTACCGAGCAGCCGCTGGAGCTGAACCAGGTGGTACGGCACGGTTTAGCGTTGCTGAGCGAGGATCTGGCCCGCTTGAAGATCAAGGTCAAGGACGGCTTGGCCGCCGATTTGCCCGTCATGCATGGCGACCCGATCCAGCTTGAGCAAGTCATCGTCAACCTGATTCGCAACGCGATGGATGCCATCAGCCGCGCCCAACCCAAGCAAGGTCGCATCCGTCTGAGCAGTACGCTGCTGACAGGGGGGCAACTGAGCCTGAGCATTGAAGACAATGGCAGCGGCATTGCCGAAGCGGACCTGCCACGCCTGTTTGAGCCTTTTTTCACCACCCGGAATGATGGCATGGGCCTCGGGCTGGCAATCTGTCACAATATCGTCAGCGCGCACGGCGGCACCTTGCAGGCAGAGAACCTGCCAGAGGGTGGAGCCCGCTTCGTACTGGTGCTGCCCCTTACCAAGGAACCCGACTGATGGACGCCCTCTCCCCGCTGGTCTACCTGATTGACGATGATGACGATGTGCGCGAGGCCTTGGCCCTGTTGCTACGAACCATGGGTATGCGGGTAGACGCCTTTGCGGATCCGCTAAGCTTTCTGAGCGCCTTCGACCGCAACACCATTGGTTGTCTGATCGTGGATATCCGCATGCCCGGCATGACCGGTCTGCAATTGCAGCAACGCTTACTGGATGAGCAGTGTGATTTGCCAGTGGTGGTGATCACCGGCCATGGCGATCTCAACCTGTGCCGCCGCGCCTTCAAGGCTGGTGCAGTGGAGTTCCTGATCAAGCCTGTCGATGAAGAAGCACTGCTGGATTCCGTGCAGAAGGCGGTCACCCAGCACATCCGCAGTCGTCGCCAGCAAACCCTGACCCGCGAGGCACAAGCCCGGCTGTCCAAGCTGACCGACCGGGAAAATGAGATTCTGGTCCAGATCGTCGAAGGTTTGTCCAACAAGCAGATTGCCCGTGTGCTGGATTTGTCCCCCCGCACCGTAGAAACCCATCGTGCCAACATCTTTGCCAAGCTGGAAACCCAGTCACTGGCCGAACTGGTGCGCCTCTATCTGACCGGCGTCAGCGAGCACGGCTATAGCCCGCTCTCTGGCCCGGCCAGTCCGTAGTTCTACGCAGCCGCTTCGGTAGCGAACCCAATAGGCATAGCGCAAGCGCTCGCTTAATATCCGTTTCGTAGTCTTGGTTGTTGATGGTTTTGCTGTCAGCAACCTGCGCTCCCAATCGCGTAGACTGCTGAACCGGCTTACGCCGGTTTGTCCTCACTCAGGCCGCACTATCTGGATACGTAGTGCGGCTATTTTTTTATTCAGTGCACAGCCTCATCCGCTGCAACCTGATCCAGATCCAGGAACAAGGGCTGCCCGTCCGCCCCCAGCGCAGGCTGCACATCACGAACACGGCGAATGTCCGTCACCTGGCACTCCTGCAGCAAGCTTTCCATCATATGCTGCACCGAGGCGACCCGATCCAGTGCCGACAGGCGCCAGACAAAACGCTCCCGCAAGGAGGGCTGCAGTACCGAGCCCAGGCACACCCGCAACTCGCCACCTTCATGACACGCCAGCACGGCGGCCGGATCACCCACGCCCTCCCGTACCTTGCGGATCTGGGTGCTGGCAAACAACTGAAATGCCACTTCCAGGCAGGTAAAACGCGCATCATGCCGACCCGCCATCACCCCGCTCATGGGGCGAGGCATGACAAACAGGGTCAGCCCATTCTGTTGCCATTGGGTCTGCAGCAGTTTGCACAGTGCCAACCCCCAACCTTGCGCATCGCCACCCAACCGCACCAGCGACTCCCCCTCCTGCTCCAGCGCCAGGCCCACCAGGCAGCGTACATGCACCCCTTCATTGCCTTTGACCACTAACGGTGATGCCGGCAACGACAAGGGCAAGCCCTGTCCGCCTTGCTGCACGGACAACATGGCCTGATACCAGGTGCTGGCTGAAACGGCATCCATGGACGGTAAATCGCACAGAGTATCAGACAGCCAGATCTGATTGCTGTCGGCCAGCACCCCGTGCTGTTGCAGCAAGGCCATGGCAGCCGCCGCATCTGGCAAGGTCGCCGGAATGGTCACCTCCTGCCGCGCACCCGCCACCAGTATCAGCGGCAACATGAACAGGCGAGCCCGCTTGCCATCCGGGCGGCTGAGCACCTCCCCATCCACCAGCTGACACAGCTGCTGCCACAGCACGTCATGCGCCTCTTGGGCAGGTGCTGCCTGCAGTGCGTGCTGCAAGGCTTCGTCCTGCCCCGACAGCAAGGCATCGCGTACCGCGTGTTGCAGGGCGATCAAGGTTTCCGGCTGATCCGCCTGGGTCAGGTGGCTCATTACACGGCGCAGCAGGGGCTGCTTGGGGTCCATCCGGGCGTACTGGCGGGGATCAGGCAAGAGCATGGTCATCGGTTCTTCAGAGGTTTCATCAATCAAGGCGACAGTATACCAGCACCGCCTGCACAACCATGCCCAGCCCGCTTGTGCAGCGGGTTACAAAAAAAGGAGACCGCATGGAACTTTCCCGCATGTAGCCTACTCTGAGTTGGGCTGTCAGGAAGAATGTCATTTTTTTTGCTGCTGTGCACAACATTTAGCTTGCAAACTGAATTGTCTTGTAGCATAATGCAGTCATCAGGAATGAGGTTCTTCTGATTTCTTGATAGTGTCTCCTCTTTTCTCCTTTGGAGTTTGCGGCCCGGTTCACACCGGGCCTCTTTTTTTCTCCCTCCCATGCCTCACTCTGCCGTGTAGTTTGACAACGCGCAGTACATCATTTCACTTTGTTGCAACGCAGCATAATGGCTGTGTCCCACTCAGCCAGACAATCCCGTATCATGGATGCCTATCCTGCCATGCTGTGATACACCTCATGATCCCTGTCATTCTCGAAGCCTGGCAAGCCACGACGGCAGCCAGCGGCGCATTCTGGGTGCCGCCAGATGGTTGTCGCGATCTGATCATCCACACCCGTTCATCAGGTCACCGTGTAGCCCTGATCGCCCCGCTGGCCGATCAGGCCTAT
This genomic stretch from Leeia aquatica harbors:
- a CDS encoding efflux RND transporter periplasmic adaptor subunit, whose translation is MSVLRRPWFWLLLLVLAALAALIVLRPGKGGQSERGQRNRDKGSQLLVLAEGDVYRMQAGVRVQSTPFTGSLVARRQTMLAAPMEGLLAEVKVRPGQVVKQGEVLAIFDERDLQARLQERKAAVSSAASQLKLAERNHQSRLALKEQGFISPNALQESQAAVTERGAALASQQSQLKLVQRAAQDAVIRAPFDGIIATQDVQAGQNVAARARLFLLVDPSSLEIEASLQPEQLPKVQIGMPARFSVEGLGEQSWSAQLSRIAPQTQGGARQIPVWLSLTASSPALRGGLFVSGQLQGGSQPVLLAPKSAISIEDGKATAWVVQKGKLQQRQLVLGELDDSGNFQDVRSGLQPGDLLVRVRLASAKPGQAVRVPKAGAPA
- a CDS encoding sulfite exporter TauE/SafE family protein, which translates into the protein MNFVQVISGFAVGLIVGLTGVGGGSLMTPILLMLGFPPTKAVGTDLLYAAITKAGGVLVHHRQRSIDWRITGWLTLGSAPAAIATVLLLQHWHLSSKVLNNLLTHALGVALLLTAVAILCKPWILRLLRHQPDAPVELTPRRAASTVLTGIVIGVLVTLSSIGAGAIGTIALFVLFPMIPTVRLVGTEIAHAVPLTLIAGLGHASMGHLDWGLLFTLLVGSLPGIYIGSRLSGSLSDKTTRPLLAVMLAVIGSKFVFL
- a CDS encoding GAF domain-containing protein, with product MDNIVEVMKQLFVEYSGKQIDLATFLSRLNEAVAAHLEIQRMGIWLLVQGGAALSSVDLYDAESGQHSRGALHYQEDNPDYFAALSGQGKVVASKVTADPSLASLLDSYYDPCQIEAVLDVAIMREGNMIGAIRCEQCGGERIWTDSDVRFVEQVASIVSRVR
- a CDS encoding efflux RND transporter permease subunit, giving the protein MNLTRISIHNPVFACMMMLAILVLGVSSYKKLTVEQFPDVGSQVVIIVTNYPGATPEVVETDVTRRVEESMNTINGVDEISSTSYEGSSVVTVNFTLSTNMDDAMMDVRDKISVLTPRLRDGVDAPVIRRTNPDDRPIISLSLTSGSHSARQLTEMAENTLVKQLLTVPGVGQASVVGGVKRQIIIQPDPLRLQAANVGVDQLSAVLKRENGQLPVGVLSGGGRDLVVQLEGKIRDPQQFGELIVARRGDSVIRVRDVARVVDGQQEKNSLALINGKPAVAIDIYKVNKSNTVEVADAVKRMKDRLQEQLPTAMKLDVIADGSVPIRNSLNDVTTTLLEGALLTIMVVFLFLGSWRSTVITGLTLPISLLGTIFLLDLFGFSLNMMTLMALSLCIGLLIDDSIVVRENITRHMAMGKPSRLAALEGTQEITLAVLATTLTIVAVFLPVGYMGGIIGRWFHQFGITVTAAVLFSMFVSFTLDPMLSSVWRDPQVQDHKPMPLLGPLLGWIERQLERLSNGYTGLIRWALRHRLAVVGMSIGVLVLSFVLMGRLGSEFVPEADQSDMVLSAKTPVGSSLEYSRSKVEQVERILRSFKEVERTYSTVNTGFVQGRNQFSIRIKLIPRKQRKLGQKELAQRFRARVLQVAGIELRGIGGTNSAGGGGKPVSLSIQGGDIRELQRLADQLRSRMKQIPGLVDVESSLSDAKPMLALRIKRDVASDLGISLQQINQALQPLVVGDTVTTWESEDGENHDVVVRLDEANRKNPADLAQLRLQSSKTDPQTGQPLLVPLSAVVSFVDSKSPNQINRRSLLREIRLSANVDGRPAGEVGKDLQPVVQSMALPPGYRIVTGGANKDMQESAGYAAAALGLGVIFIYMVLASQFNSFLHPLAIMTALPLSLIGVVLGLMVGGSTMNIFSVIGIIMLMGLVTKNAILLVDFVEQAVRNGVDRMTAIQEAGRVRLRPILMTTFAMVLGMLPLGLGLGEGVEQRAPMAHAVIGGVITSTLLTLVVVPVAYSLLDDLKPSLSRGIVWIAKRLARALIRSWFS
- a CDS encoding phosphoadenylyl-sulfate reductase — translated: MTFDQKLQDTVALLKTIANDYQPAVFANSYGAEDMVLTHLISQHALNITVFSLDTGRLPAETYALMQQVEEQYASHPVKVYFPDTAATEGYVREHGINGFYRSVELRKECCRIRKIDPLRRALQGQKAWITGLRREQSPTRKDLGNQEFDKDNGLEKFNPLIEWTEKEVWGFIRSQNIPYNELHDKFYPSIGCGPCTRAITVGEDVRAGRWWWENPETKECGLHIKKG
- a CDS encoding sensor domain-containing diguanylate cyclase encodes the protein MTHSHADLPVDAHDGLLIHLPTPVLLVRLPEGLLLQANPAAHEQLQLPAGGQPLDSLFLHSTDWRELQLRLKQGPVRQFEARLQGAHGRPVWMLLSAREQWQGDQRYLWLSLHDVSERRKREFQLQANEALHQQILTTCGEGYLQFDAATNRIVDANPAFCQLLGCSTEQVLGATLADFLAPDCPPTPLTDRHWPEQQETVRGELSMLRADRIPLTVQVQANVLRDERGQEVTRFALLTDMTERKKNEERMIYLAFYDPLTALPNRLLFHERLQQALFLLNRQGQPFALLFLDLDNFKQVNDTLGHDVGDELLREIGRRLFQAVRESDTVARLGGDEFVVLLQGVRSELAAATGAEKLLSALADPIQIGEHSLQASVSIGIARAPEDGNDASTIRKKADLAMYAAKAAGKHTYRFASE
- the cysB gene encoding HTH-type transcriptional regulator CysB; translation: MKLQQLRYLVEVAKQGLNVSDAAEKLHTSQPGISKQIRLLEDELGIQVFIRHGKRVVDVSKPGRAVLEISERILREAANLKRVGDEYANHDAGSLTIATTHTQARYALPDVIRQFMTQYPKVRLSIKQGSPTQICEMVLSGEADLAIATEGIDRYRELVMLPCQQWNRSAVVPEGHPLLQLQRPITLADIGQYPLITYDFAFAGRSKMQKAFESAGIEPNVVLTAIDSDVIKTYVGLGLGIGILATMAFEPQRDTQLRAIDASHLFEPSTTRIGFRRDAYLRSFAFDFMKRFAPHLTDEAIEQATHQGH